GCCGACACGCCCTCAGGCGGCCAGACGAATTCCGGCTCCTCCAAGACGAACCCGTCCGGCAGGATCGCCAGCTTCTCCATGTCGGTCAGGTCGGGCAGCCGCTCGGCCGCTTCCGGGGGCGGCGGCGCCATCGAGGAGGAGATCGCCGCCGCCGACATCCCGTCCCCGCCGCCCTGCCCCGTCAGCGCCGGGGCGACCGCCACCGCGCCGAACACCGCGAGGGTGCCGACGGCCGCGCCGAACATGGACCGCCGTCGCCGGGTGTGGACCTCCGCCTTCGTCGCCATCCGATCCGGGTCCAGCCGCATCGGCGGCTCCCCGGCCACGGCGGCCCGTAGGCCTGCCCGCAGTTCGTCCTCGTTCACCACGCCATCCCTTCCACGGCCAGCCGAGGCAGGTCCTCGTCCTGGCGTTCCATCGCCGCCCGCAGGGCCGTCAGCCCTCGGGACGTCTGGCTCTTGACCGTTCCCTCTGAGCACCGCAGGATCGCGGCGGACTCGGCGACCGAGAGATCCTCGAAGTACCGCAGCACCAGGACCGCCCGCTGACGCGGTGGCACGCTGGCCAGCGCGCGATGCACGACGCCCTTGGCCCAGTCGCGCTGCCCGGCCGAGGCCGGGTCGACGGCCGGGTCCACGACCTCCGGGACGACGCCGTCGCGGTGCTCTCGACGCCGCCACGGGCGCCGGAACTCGTCGAGCCAGCAGCGCATCAACACGGTGTGGACGTACCGGTGCACGGTGTCCTTGCGCTGCACTCGCGACCATGCGCCGTGCAGCTTGATCAGCGTCGTCTGGACGAGATCCTCGGCGAGGTGCCAGTCACCGCACACCAGGTAGGCCATTCGACGTAACGACGCCGCCTTCTCTCTGGCGAAGACGCGGAACTGTTCCTCTTCCTCGGCTCGCATCGTTCTCCTCTCGCAGTACCGCCCTTTCTCACGAGCAGGCGCGCGAGATGGTTGCACGAGAGATCCCCCGACTCGGCCTGATCCGGGCCGAAGCGGTGCGCGGACCGGCCGCGTCCTGCGCTGGCAGACCGACGAGCGGAGCGGATCAGATGGTGTCGGGGTCCGCAGGCGCGGCGTCCAGGTCGGCGAAGACCCGTTGCAGGGAGCGGATGAGCCGGACGTGGGCGGGCGGCAACGAGCCAACGAAGTCTTCGAACAGGGTGGTGACCATCGCCTCGGAGAGCGAGGGGGCAGCCTGCCACTGGCTGTCTCCCCAGTGCCGCAGCAGCTCGGCATGCCGGTGCAGGAACGCGGTGGAGGCTTCGATGAGCGCGTCGACGCGGGGATGGTCCGCAGGCAGATCCCGGACGGCCTCCATCTCCGCATAGATCGCTCGACTCACCCGGCCGCCGTCCACGCCGATCAGCCGGGTGTAGACGTCGTCGAACAGGGCTTTCGCCATCGACGTCTCGGCGTCGTCGATCGGTCCGGACCGCGCGCCGGGCTCGGCCGATCCCGACCGATCGACCAGTGCGGGACGCAGCACCGCCGAGGCCAGGAGCACGATGTCTCGCTCCGCCTCGATGGCGGTGGGCGAGAGTCCCCAGGCAGCCAGCATCGTCTGGGCGTTCGCCACCGCATCCGGGAGTCGGGGGTCTCGGTCCAGCTCGCGGAAGCGCGCCAGGGCGGCCCGCCGCGTCGCCAGCCGTTCCTGCCTGCTCGCCAGCTCGGCGTCGAGTTCGTCCAGCGAGGCCCGCAGCGTCTCGGCGGGCGCGTCGAGCAGGTCGCCGATCTCGCGGAGGGCGAAGCCGATCTCGACCAGGCGCCGCACCCGCAGCACCATGATCAGCTCGGCGGAGCCGTAGCGTCGGTGTCCGTATTCGTCGCGGGCGGGCTCGGCCAGCAGGCCGATCTGGTGGTAGTGGCGGATGGTGCGGATCGAGACCCCGGCGATCTCGCTCAGCCGCCCGATGGTGAACATCATCGCCCGCCTCCCGTCGCGTCGTCGACGAGCCGGGGCTCGTCCTTGTCGTCGACGAGCCGGGGCTCGTCCTTCTGTCCGACGAGCATGCCTTCGCCCTCATCGCCGACGAGCACGGGCTCGTCCTTCACAGTGTCGAGGTCGCGCATGCCCCTGGCCAGGATGGCGTAGACCCCGACGAGCAGCCATGAACCCGCGATCACCGCCGTGGCGACCCGCAGGCTCGCCCCTTCGATCAGCAGCCCGGCGGCCATGACGCCCAGGGGCATGACGGCCAGCGTCGCCGCATTCTGCACGCCCATGACCCGGCCTCGCGAGGCCTCGGGCACCCGCTCGGCGAACAACACCGGCACGAGCGGACCCAGCAGTCCGGAGCCGATCCCGACGAGGAGCAGGCCGAGGGCCAACAGCAGGAAGGGCGGCAGGAACGCCACGATGGCGAGTCCGAACGAGCAGCAGGCGAGGGCGGTCAGGAAGACGGCGCGACGACTGATGCGCGCGGCCAGCACCGCATAGGCCACCGAGCCCCCGAGCATCCCGAGGGCCATCGCGCTCACCGTGTAACCCAGCAGGTCGGGGGCGCCTGCCTCGGCAAAGTAAACGGGCAGCACCAGGGCTTGCAGCGGACCCATGACCAGCACCGATCCGATGCTCAGGATGGTCAGGGCGGACAGCAGTGACGACCGGATGATGATGCGGAATCCGACGAGCAGGCCCCTCGTACCGCGCTCGGCGGGATCGGCGGCTCCGTTGGCCTCGTTCGCCGAGAGGCGGCGCACCCGACCGACCTCGGCGGGCAGCAGGCTGGTGAACAGGGCGGCCAGGGCGGGCATCACCGCCGCCGACCAGATCACCGCCTCGATCGGGAACAGGGTCAGCGCGAGCCCGGCCAGCGCCGGGCCTGCCAGGAACGACACCGCGAACAGGGACTCGCGGATGCCCGCCAGCCGATCGAGGTCGATCCGCCCGGCCGAGGCGATGTCCGGCAGCAGCGCGTCCCGCGCCGTCAGGCCGGGGACGTCGAACAGTGCCCCGAGGACGCCCAGCAGGATGAACAGGCCGAGGTCCAGGCCGAACACGGCGTCCACGGCCGGGAGGGCCGCGACGCTCAGCGCGCTGCCGAGGTCGGCGACGATGCTCATCCTCCTGCGCCCGAACTTGTCGATGAGCAGGCCGCCGAAGAACGCGGCGAGCAGGGCGGGGATCGCGGTGACGGCGGCGACCGTGCCCGTCGCGGCGGCATCGCCGGTCCGCTGGAAGACCAGCCAGGGCAGCGCGACGGCGATCACCGAGTTGCCGAGCAGGGAGGCGAAGTCCGCGCCGAGGAAGAACACGACGATGCGATTCATGCAGGCCAGCCTGCCGCCCTGACGTAGCGTCAGGGCAACTGCCGATCGGTGGCCGAGGCCGCACTGTGCCCGAGGCCGGGTGCTCCGGCGATCGACGACTCGGCGATCACGGCGGGACCCCGCTGACGTGGTGAAGCCGAGGTCGGGTCCCGCTGCGGCGCTGGGCGGGATCGGCTGCACGGTCGACGCAGCCAGTCGGGATCGTCGCCCGCCATGAGGTCCGGGGTCGAACGGCGATGCCCTGTTCGGCGGTGGCCGATCAGGAATCCGGGTAGAGCCGGACCAGCTCGGCTCGCAGCATCTCCCTGGCCGCCGACCGGGGATCCGGATCGCTGTCGATCAGTGCGTTGACCACGGCGCCGTCGACCAGCGCGATCAGTCGAGCCAGCCCGGCACGATCGACGGGCATCGCCGAGCGGGTGAAGGCCTCCGAGAGCACCTCGCTCAGGTCCTGACCGAGTTCCCTGATCAGCGGAGCGAGGGCGGGCCTGCGTCCGGTGGTGACCAGCCGCTCGTAGCGAACGAGGATCAACTCCGACTGGCTGCCGCGCGTGGCGGAGCCGAGCAGCAGGTCGAGCATCAGCTCCACCACCGTGTCCACACTGCGTCGGCGCTCGGCCAGCTCGCCGAGGCGGTCCCTGGCGCGGGTCAGCTCGACGTGTGCCGTGTGCTTGACGGCCTCGGCGAGCAGGTCATCCAGTGAGGAGAAGTAATAGGTGGTCGAGGCCAGGGGGACGCCCGCCCGCTCGGCCACCGCTCGATGCCGCACGACGTCGAAGCCGCCCTCCACCAGCAGGTCGGCCGCCGCCTGGACCAAGGCCTGCCTGCGTCGTTCCCCCTTGGGGGTGCTCGCGCTCGTCATCGGACCTCCGCCGCCGGAACACATGCGTCTCGAGAGGGCCATGCTGCCATGCGGGTGGCCGTCGCCGAACCGGCTGACCGCCGTCGGACCCGTTCTCGCTGGTCCGGGGCGGGTTCACCGATCAAAGCCGGGATCGACGGGCCAATCAGTGACCGCCGCCTGCAAGATTCAGCCCGATGATTCCCGCGACGATCAGCACCAGCGAGACGATCTTGAGGGTCGAGACAGAGTCCCCGAGCCAGATCATCCCGATGATCGCGGTGAGCGACGCACCGATGCCGGTCCAGACCGCGTAGGCGGGGCCGACCGGCAGTTCGCGCAGCGCCCAGGCCAGGCCGCTGAAACTGACGGCCGCCAGGACGGCGAAGCTCACCGTCGGCCACAGCCGGGAGAAGCCGTTCGACAGCTTCAACGAGATCGCCCAGCCCGCCTCGAACACCCCGGAGATGATCAACACCAGCCACGCCATCGTTACCCTCTCCAATTCCTGTACGGTCGTACCACTATTTCGCACCCGAGCGTATCCGACGACGACACGACGGGCTCGTCCCAGGGCGTTGGGCGGCGAGACGCTCGGAGAAAGAAGGAGAAGAGTGCAGCTGAAGGAGACCATGACTCGGCGATCTGAGCGATTCGCGGCGGCGTCAGCCGGAGCGCGACCTGCCACCTCAGGCGGCAGGCCCGCGCGGCGGCGGGAGACGTGGGACGACGGGTCGGGCGGCGCGAGACGGGCAAGGGCCGACCGGAGACGACGGCGACGGAGGACAAGGCGAGACGAGCCGACGGCGACGACCGCGAAACCGGGAAGCGCGCAGCGGCGAAGCCGAGCCGCCATGGACAGGCCGTGCGGCCGTCGGCGCGTCTCGGCACCCGCGCCGCCGTGGCCGGACCGCCGAGGCCGGCTCGCCCCGTCAGCGGCGAGCCGTCAGACCCGGATCGTCGCTACAACCGGTCCGCGAGGCGACTGAGGAGATCGCCGACCTCATCGGCATGGGGTGCGTCGCCCGAGCCCTGTCGCGGCTCCACCGTCACGGTCAGCAGCTCGCCGTTCGCCGTGGAGATGGAGGCGTTCACGCCCTCCTCGGGAAGCTCGGCGGCGGTCGGGCTGCCGGCGGGCTCCGGGGCCAGCACGACCGACAGCACCCCGATGCCCGAGTCGTCCTGGACCTCGACGCTCACCGCTCTGGCGCCGGGCAGGCAGTTGAGAGCGGCGGGCTGCGGCGTCTCGTCGGCGGTCTCGGGCAGTTCCTGGGCCAACAGATCGGCGAGCACCGGGTCCACCTCGCCGCAGCCGTCCTGGAATCCGGTCTCCGCGCTGCTCATCGGCGATCCCTCGCTCGCGGTCGGACCGGACTCCTGCGAGGACTCGGGGAGGGGTTGCACCATGACGCTGGGAGACCGCTGGTCCTCCGAGGGCGCCTCAGTCTGTGCCAGGTCGCCGCTCGGTCCTGGTCCGTCGAATCCCGGCAGCAGTCCACCCAAGACGAGACCGCCCGTCAACACGGCCACGCCGAGCACCGAACCGCCCGCCGCCGTCATCCGGCGCCGCACCGTCACCCGGTGCGACGTGCGCACGACGTCCTGCTCGTCGAACGAGGCGGGTGGCGCGTCGCCGACCGCATCGTGGAACAGCCCGGACAGCTTCTTCTCATCCATCCGAACCCACCTCCTCGCGGCACTGTGCGGCCATCCAGCTCATGATGCCGACCTCAGATCATCCAAAGCGTCGCCGAGAACACTCCGCAGCGACTCCAGACCTCGGGCGGTCTGACTCTTCACCGTGCCCTCCGTGCAGCCCAGCACCGCTGCCACGCCCGACACGTCCAGACCCTCCAGGAACCTCAGCACCAGCACGGCGCGCTGCCGGGGCGCGACCTGCTGAAGCCCGGCCAACAGGGTCTGCCTGGTGGCGACCCGGTCCGCCGTCCCCGGCGCGCTGTCCGGCTGGTCGGGCAGCTGGTCGACGAAGTGCTCTCGTCGCCACGGCCGCCGCGTCTCGTCGATCATCGCCCGGACCACGACCCGGCGGACATAGGCGTCCAACGCCTCACGGTCGCGGATCTTGTGCCACCGACGATGCAGCGTCACGAAGGCAGTCTGAGCGAGGTCGTCCGCACGATGCCAGTCGCCGCACAGCAGATATGCCATCCGACGCACCGCCTCCCGCCGAGCCGCGAAGTACGTCGCGAACTCCTGCTCCTCACGCTGGTCCACGCGGAACTCTCCGCTCCTGGTCTCTATGTCTTCAGACGGAACATCCCCGCCAGACGGTTGCATGTGCGCGTTCGGCCCGCCGAGCCGGCCTGGGCGAAGCAGGCGGACCAGCGGGCGTGGTCGAATCAGACGGTGCAGGACAAGTCAGACATGCCTTCAGGAGAATCCTCTCGATCAGGCGGCGAAGTCCCGACGAAACGCCGTCTTCGCACCGCCGTCTCGACTGTGGTGTGATCTGTTCGTGACCAAACTACCGCCTATCGATCTCCGATCCGACACCGTCACCCGCCCCGACAAGACCATGCGCAACGCCATGGCCGATGCCGAGGTCGGCGACGACGTCCTCGACGGCGACCCCACCATGCGCGCATTGGAGGAGCGCGTGGCAGGCCTGCTCGGCACGGCCGCCGCCCTCTGGGTCCCGACCGGATGCATGGGCAACGCCATCGCGCTGATGCTCCACCTCCGGCGGGGCGACGTCTTCCTCGCCGCCGAGCACGCGCACGTCCTGCACAACGAGCTGGGCACCGCCGCCTGGCTGGCGGGCGGGATGCCCCGCACCCTGCCGTGGACCGACGGAGCGGGTCGTCTCTCGCCGTCGGACGTGGCCGAGGCCGCCGCCGCCGAGGGGCCGTACTACTCGCTGCGCACCACGCTGCTGTGCCTGGAGAACACGCACAACGCCGCGGGCGGGGTCGTGACGCCGCCCGACGAGCACGCGCTGCTCGTGTCGGCCGCCTCGGCGGGCGGGCTGCGGGTACATCTGGACGGGGCTCGGCTGTGGCATGCCGCGATCGCGATGGAGGTGCCGCCTGCCGCCCTGACCGTCGGCGTCGACACCGTCCAGGTCTGCCTGAGCAAGGGGCTCGGGGCGCCCGTCGGATCGGTCATCGCCGGTTCCGTCGAGTTCATCGCCGAGGCCCGTCGCGTCCGCAAGATGCTGGGCGGCGGCGTCCGACAGGGCGGCGTCCTCGCAGCGGCGGGCCTGGTCGCCCTGGACCGGATCGACCAGCTCGGCAAGGACCACGCGAACGCGACCTTCCTGGCCAAGGGCCTGGTCGAACTGGGCTGGGAGGTCGATCTGCCGCAGACCAACATCGTGCTCGCCTCGGTAGCCGACGTCCGATCGACGCTGGAGCGGCTCGCGAGCCAGGGAGTCCTCGCAACGCCCATGGCCGGCCGGGTCCGCTTCGTCACTCACCGAGACGTCACCCGCAGCGACCTGCGAACAGTGCTGCGCCGAATCGCCCGCTGAAGCGACGTCTGCGACGACCGCCTGCCGACTCCGCCGCCGACCGCCGACTTCCGCAACGGACGCCCCTCGTCCGCGGATGACCGCCTCCGCAGCAGGCGGCAAGGATGGACGGCAGGCTCAACAAGATCGTGCCGAGACCCCTGGAGGACGCCATGCCGACGACCGAACCCGACATCCGCTGGGTGGTATTCGACTACGGAGAGGTGATCAGCCGCCGCACGGCTGCCCTGCCCGAGCTGGCCGCCACGCTCGGCGTCACCCCGCAGCGGTTCGAAGAGGCCTACTGGGCCGTCCGTGATCCGTACGACCGGGGTTGCGCGGACCTCGACTACTGGCGATCCGTGGGCGACCAGCTGGGGGTCGAGGTGGACGAGGACGTCTCCGCCACGCTGACCGGGATCGACGTCGCAGGCTGGCTGCACACGGATGCGGCGACCCTGGCGCTGCTCGCGGAACTGGACGAGAGCGGCGTGCCGTTAGCGCTGCTCTCCAACGCGCCGACGACCTTCGCGCGGACCGCCGAGCAGCAGCCGTGGACCCGGCACTTCCGCACCCTCGTGTTCTCGGGTGACCTCGGCATCGCCAAGCCCGACCCCGCGATCTGGCGCGGCCTCGTCGAGACGCTCGGCACCGAGCCCGGTCACTGCCTCTTCCTCGACGACCGTCAGACGAACGTGGTCGGCGCCAGGACGGCCGGTCTGTGGGCCGAGGCCTGGAACGACGCGGCGAGCATCCGCCGTCGGTTGACGGAGCTGGGCGTACTCGGCTGAGGCGATCGCCGAGCAGGGTCGCCCACCGACCCGCGCTCGGCGGAGCCGCCTCCCCCGCACAGCGTCCTTCCTCGCCCGTCCGCACCCGGTCGATCGCCCAGGCCGTCCTCGCCGAGCAGGCTCGCGCCGAAGGGAGGTGCGCCTGCCTCGGCGATCCGCCGAGCCGGACCCGGCTACGGAAGCTGCTTCTTGTTGCCGCTCTTGAGCGCACCAACGGCCGCCGTCACCACGAACAGCACGCCACCCACGATCGCCAGCCAGAACAGTCCCTTGACGACGGCGCCCAGGACAGAGAGTGCCAGCCAGACGACGAGCAGTACGCCGACGACCTTCCACACAGTCGACACGAAAGAGCCTCCATTCCACGGCGCGGGAGCACCGCTCCCCCAGCTTCGCATGAGCTGGTGCGGGGACAAGAAGTCGACACCAGACATCAGGGAAAGCTCAGGGCATCCCCGACCCGCCGCCGACGGGCGGGTGCGGGGCCACGGGTGCCAGGTCGCCAAGGGGACCCGAGTGGCGCGGCGCCGACGCGGAGCGGCACCCGGCGGGACCGGGCAGGCGGTGCCCGGGGCGGGGCTGCCGCCGGACGAGATCGAATCGCGTCACGATCAGGCCGGTCGATCTCGGGACTGCCCAGCCCGACTCGGCGACTTCGGGGGCGGCGACTTCGGGGGCGGCGACTTCGACCGGGCAGGGTCGAGGCGGCGGGGCGGGCAGGCCGAGGCGGGCGTCGCATACCGCGTCAGGAACGGAACCGCAGCCTCCCGACCGCCGCCGACCGGCGCGCATCGCCGGACCCCCTCCGCCGCAGGCGCCGACGACGCATCCCGCCCAACCCCGCCGCCGAACCTGCGGACCTAATCTGGCGTCATGCCAGCAGCACTCGATCCACTGCGCGTCGCGACCCGAGCGCAGGTTGCACCCTTCTACGTGATGAACGTCGTCTCGGCCGCCGCGAAGCGGGCCAGAGAGCACGGCGACGTGGTGTCACTCGTGGCGGGGCAGCCCTCCTCACCCGCCCCCACCGCCGTTCGCGCCGCCGCCGCCGAGGCGTTGAACACCACCACCCTCGGCTACACCGAGCAGCTGGGAACGCAGGAGCTGCGGGCCGCCGTCGCGGGCCATTACCGGACCCGTTACGACCTGGCCGTCGCCCCGCAGGACGTCGTCGTCACCTCGGGTGCCTCCGGCGCGTTCCTGCTCGCGTTCCTCGCCTGTTTCGAGGCGGGCGACCGAGTGGCACTGGCCCGACCCGGCTACCCGGCCTATCGCAACATCCTCCGCGCCCTGGGCTGCGAGGTCGTCGAGCTGCCCACCGGCCCCGAGACCCGGTTCCAGCCGACGGCGGCCATGCTGGCGGCACTGGACGAGCCGGTGCGCGGGCTGATCGTGGCGAGCCCGGCCAATCCGACCGGCAGCGTGGTGAGCCCCGCCGAACTGGGCGCGCTGTCCGACTGGTGCGGGGCCAACGGCGTCCGGCTGATCAGCGACGAGATCTATCACGGCATCTCCTACGGTGCCGAGACCGCGTCGGCCTGGCAGTTCAGCCGGGACGCCGTCGTCGTGCACTCCTTCTCGAAGTACTGGTCGATGACGGGCTGGCGGCTGGGCTGGGCACTGGTGCCCGAGGGCCTGCGGTCGGCCGTCTCGGCGTTGGCGGGCAACTTCACCGTCTGCCCGTCCTCGCTGGCCCAGCAGGCGGCGCTCGCCGCGTTCACCCCGGAGAGCTATGCCGAGGCCGATGCACAGGTCGTCCGCTATCGCACGAATCGAGACCTGCTGCTGCGCGGACTGAGCGAGCTGGGCATCACCCGAGTCGCCCCGGCCGACGGGGCGTTCTACGTCTACGCCGACGTCTCGCACCTCACCGAGGACAGCATGGGCTTCTGCGAGCACCTGCTGGCCGACACCGGGGTGGCCGTCGTACCGGGGATCGACTTCGACCCGATCGACGGCGGCCGCTTCGTGCGCATGTCGGTGGCCGGTTCGACGGAGGATGTCGCCGAGGCCCTGCGCAGGCTGGGCCCGTGGCTGGCCCGCCGCAGCTGACCACCCGGTCGGCGCGGCGCATCCCGCGTACCGGCGGATGCGTCGCGCCCGCTGGTCAGCGCACGATCCGGTGCAGGGCGTCCGTCAGCTCCTCGGCGCGCCGGGTGACGACGACATAGGTCGGGCCCGAGGTCGTCCGGATCTGGACGCGGGTCCCCGATCCCATGATCAGCACCCGTCCGTCCCTACTCCGGCGCCAGCCCACGCCGCCGTAGTACATGCCGGAGACCTGATCGAGCTGCTGCACGTCGCTGATGTCCTCGGCCGCGATGATCCGGCGGCTGAACGGACGCAGGCTGAGCATGAGCGAGTCGTCGGCGACCAGCACCGTGCCTGCCACCGGCAGGAGGACGACGATGATCGCCAGGCCGACGAGCCCGGCGACCAGTGCTTCTGCCAGGCTTTCCTCACCGTTCAGGTAGGTGACCACACCCGCCGTGATCGCGGCCAGTCCACCGAACACGACGACCAGCTGGCTCCACAGCGGTGAGTACCTCTTCTCATGGAACAAGGCCTCGGCTGGACGTGGTCGGCTGCCTGGTGTCATGAGTCCCTCGATGTCGTCCTGCTGAAGTCGGATTCACCTTAGGTGAACAACCGCAGCTCGAACGGCCGCTTTCGGCGATGCGGTCGTTCGATGCGGCGTCGAGGGGCAGGCAGGATCACTCCGCCACAGGGGCGGCCTGGGCCGTCTGCCGTCTTCGCCGGACGTCCCGCACGGGATTCCCGGGCGCTCAGGCGTGCGACTGCGCCGGGTCGACCACCTCGCCACGCACGGCTGCGGCGGCGATGTCCGCCCGATGGTGGGAGCCGGTGATGTGCACGCCCGCCACGCGCCGGTAGGCGTCGGCCCTGGCCTCGGCCAGATCGCCGCCGGTGCCGACGATCGAGAGCACGCGCCCGCCGGAGGAGACCACCGCGCCGTCCTCCCGACGTCGGGTGCCCGCGTGCAGCACGCCGTCCGACTCGCTGCCGCTGATGACGTCCCCGGTGCGCGGCCTGCCCGGATAACCCTCGGCGGCGATCA
The Actinoalloteichus fjordicus DNA segment above includes these coding regions:
- a CDS encoding DMT family transporter, which codes for MAWLVLIISGVFEAGWAISLKLSNGFSRLWPTVSFAVLAAVSFSGLAWALRELPVGPAYAVWTGIGASLTAIIGMIWLGDSVSTLKIVSLVLIVAGIIGLNLAGGGH
- a CDS encoding aminotransferase class I/II-fold pyridoxal phosphate-dependent enzyme, with the translated sequence MPAALDPLRVATRAQVAPFYVMNVVSAAAKRAREHGDVVSLVAGQPSSPAPTAVRAAAAEALNTTTLGYTEQLGTQELRAAVAGHYRTRYDLAVAPQDVVVTSGASGAFLLAFLACFEAGDRVALARPGYPAYRNILRALGCEVVELPTGPETRFQPTAAMLAALDEPVRGLIVASPANPTGSVVSPAELGALSDWCGANGVRLISDEIYHGISYGAETASAWQFSRDAVVVHSFSKYWSMTGWRLGWALVPEGLRSAVSALAGNFTVCPSSLAQQAALAAFTPESYAEADAQVVRYRTNRDLLLRGLSELGITRVAPADGAFYVYADVSHLTEDSMGFCEHLLADTGVAVVPGIDFDPIDGGRFVRMSVAGSTEDVAEALRRLGPWLARRS
- a CDS encoding threonine aldolase family protein, whose product is MTKLPPIDLRSDTVTRPDKTMRNAMADAEVGDDVLDGDPTMRALEERVAGLLGTAAALWVPTGCMGNAIALMLHLRRGDVFLAAEHAHVLHNELGTAAWLAGGMPRTLPWTDGAGRLSPSDVAEAAAAEGPYYSLRTTLLCLENTHNAAGGVVTPPDEHALLVSAASAGGLRVHLDGARLWHAAIAMEVPPAALTVGVDTVQVCLSKGLGAPVGSVIAGSVEFIAEARRVRKMLGGGVRQGGVLAAAGLVALDRIDQLGKDHANATFLAKGLVELGWEVDLPQTNIVLASVADVRSTLERLASQGVLATPMAGRVRFVTHRDVTRSDLRTVLRRIAR
- a CDS encoding RNA polymerase sigma factor, yielding MRAEEEEQFRVFAREKAASLRRMAYLVCGDWHLAEDLVQTTLIKLHGAWSRVQRKDTVHRYVHTVLMRCWLDEFRRPWRRREHRDGVVPEVVDPAVDPASAGQRDWAKGVVHRALASVPPRQRAVLVLRYFEDLSVAESAAILRCSEGTVKSQTSRGLTALRAAMERQDEDLPRLAVEGMAW
- a CDS encoding TetR/AcrR family transcriptional regulator → MTSASTPKGERRRQALVQAAADLLVEGGFDVVRHRAVAERAGVPLASTTYYFSSLDDLLAEAVKHTAHVELTRARDRLGELAERRRSVDTVVELMLDLLLGSATRGSQSELILVRYERLVTTGRRPALAPLIRELGQDLSEVLSEAFTRSAMPVDRAGLARLIALVDGAVVNALIDSDPDPRSAAREMLRAELVRLYPDS
- a CDS encoding SigE family RNA polymerase sigma factor, which produces MDQREEQEFATYFAARREAVRRMAYLLCGDWHRADDLAQTAFVTLHRRWHKIRDREALDAYVRRVVVRAMIDETRRPWRREHFVDQLPDQPDSAPGTADRVATRQTLLAGLQQVAPRQRAVLVLRFLEGLDVSGVAAVLGCTEGTVKSQTARGLESLRSVLGDALDDLRSAS
- a CDS encoding MerR family transcriptional regulator — protein: MMFTIGRLSEIAGVSIRTIRHYHQIGLLAEPARDEYGHRRYGSAELIMVLRVRRLVEIGFALREIGDLLDAPAETLRASLDELDAELASRQERLATRRAALARFRELDRDPRLPDAVANAQTMLAAWGLSPTAIEAERDIVLLASAVLRPALVDRSGSAEPGARSGPIDDAETSMAKALFDDVYTRLIGVDGGRVSRAIYAEMEAVRDLPADHPRVDALIEASTAFLHRHAELLRHWGDSQWQAAPSLSEAMVTTLFEDFVGSLPPAHVRLIRSLQRVFADLDAAPADPDTI
- a CDS encoding MFS transporter translates to MNRIVVFFLGADFASLLGNSVIAVALPWLVFQRTGDAAATGTVAAVTAIPALLAAFFGGLLIDKFGRRRMSIVADLGSALSVAALPAVDAVFGLDLGLFILLGVLGALFDVPGLTARDALLPDIASAGRIDLDRLAGIRESLFAVSFLAGPALAGLALTLFPIEAVIWSAAVMPALAALFTSLLPAEVGRVRRLSANEANGAADPAERGTRGLLVGFRIIIRSSLLSALTILSIGSVLVMGPLQALVLPVYFAEAGAPDLLGYTVSAMALGMLGGSVAYAVLAARISRRAVFLTALACCSFGLAIVAFLPPFLLLALGLLLVGIGSGLLGPLVPVLFAERVPEASRGRVMGVQNAATLAVMPLGVMAAGLLIEGASLRVATAVIAGSWLLVGVYAILARGMRDLDTVKDEPVLVGDEGEGMLVGQKDEPRLVDDKDEPRLVDDATGGGR
- a CDS encoding HAD-IA family hydrolase, encoding MPTTEPDIRWVVFDYGEVISRRTAALPELAATLGVTPQRFEEAYWAVRDPYDRGCADLDYWRSVGDQLGVEVDEDVSATLTGIDVAGWLHTDAATLALLAELDESGVPLALLSNAPTTFARTAEQQPWTRHFRTLVFSGDLGIAKPDPAIWRGLVETLGTEPGHCLFLDDRQTNVVGARTAGLWAEAWNDAASIRRRLTELGVLG